The Spirosoma agri genomic sequence AAATGAATTCATATGAACAGAAAGGAATCTTGAAAGATAAAATAATCATTTTTGACGACCCTCTGTCGAGTCTAGATTATAATAGAAGAAGACGAACTGTACGAGAAATAATTAAATTGGTATCAAAAGCAAAACAAGTTATAGTATTAAGTCATAATGACGCTTTAGTACATGAATTATATTGTGCGAGAGAAGTCAAAAAATCAAGGATCAGCTATTATATTGGACAGATAGAACAATCATCTGTTTTACTACCTTTTGATATAGAAGATCACGTAAAAGGTAAAGACCATTTAAATAAAAGTTACAAATCGTTGAAGAATTTTTTAGCTTCGCCAAATCTTTCTAATAAGAACGACTGC encodes the following:
- a CDS encoding AAA family ATPase — protein: MNSYEQKGILKDKIIIFDDPLSSLDYNRRRRTVREIIKLVSKAKQVIVLSHNDALVHELYCAREVKKSRISYYIGQIEQSSVLLPFDIEDHVKGKDHLNKSYKSLKNFLASPNLSNKNDCLENIRIALESSIKKKNFTLIENHNKTFTDLIKTLEENTAILFRGQNDKSKVIDTLRDLDSVSWPVHHGQACDIDMNWSNSPENITLEELKGYVEDTINLIDHVL